One Littorina saxatilis isolate snail1 linkage group LG1, US_GU_Lsax_2.0, whole genome shotgun sequence genomic window carries:
- the LOC138965102 gene encoding uncharacterized protein — MTQPALSCRLLRFILACVFWMGTSCQLFALCYQLTTVVMVVVVATTSPATATSAPDSRCGVDNGLVADESSCRGFMICLKGRVRKLDCSRDLLFNRNRSTCDFPSNVDCDTRPKDSDGSSCYTAMVNVTVTIRNEVKDPEFQGKIRVHAPRQPLRYILLIAAGQDTKFRFETQHFDGYGDYVSTINGMSNDVSDVLAVWQPYDKHGDVISESLDNFVPENDEVVTFVYTAALG, encoded by the exons ATGACACAGCCTGCATTGAGCTGTCGCCTTCTCAGGTTTATCTTGGCTTGTGTCTTCTGGATGGGTACATCGTGTCAGTTATTTG CGCTTTGCTATCAGCTGACGACAGTGGTGATGGTGGTAGTAGTGGCCACGACATCGCCAGCGACAGCGACGTCAGCACCAGACAGTCGCTGCGGAGTCGACAATGGGCTTGTGGCCGACGAGTCTTCTTGTCGAGGGTTCATGATTTGCCTCAAAGGGCGGGTACGAAAACTGGACTGCAGCCGAGACCTGCTGTTCAACCGAAACAGGTCGACGTGTGACTTCCCGTCCAATGTGGACTGTGACACAAGGCCCAAAGACTCTG ACGGGAGCTCGTGCTATACGGCCATGGTGAACGTGACAGTGACGATACGAAACGAGGTCAAGGACCCCGAGTTTCAGGGCAAAATCCGTGTTCACGCTCCTCGTCAGCCTCTCAGATACATTCTGCTCATAGCTGCGGGACAAGACACCAAATTCAG ATTTGAAACGCAACACTTTGACGGATACGGAGACTACGTATCGACAATTAACGGAATGAGCAATGACGTCAGCGACGTACTTGCTGTGTGGCAGCCTTATGACAAACACGGTGACGTTATTTCAGAAA GTTTAGACAACTTCGTCCCTGAAAATGACGAGGTGGTCACATTCGTTTACACCGCCGCTCTGGGATAA
- the LOC138950331 gene encoding GTP-binding protein RAD-like — MCKYGSGGFTMKFDKLLCLINHFACCVCVCVADTYREKSVSLLIDGEESTVDFIDPVVEVDSVTDESIDGFVVVFRIDDRSTFSHATDLLYDLRKVKAVNSAVILVANKCDLVRSREVSTEEAKSVAATYDCKYVETSVVLNHNVDELLVGIVTQMRLLSEGRKGRKKSRHGATDESGCYARSKHLLSKIFRKYPISKSCENLYVL, encoded by the exons AACTGTTGTGTCTGATTAATCATTTtgcttgctgtgtgtgtgtgtgtgttgcagataCTTACCGGGAGAAGAGTGTCTCACTGCTGATTGATGGGGAGGAGAGTACTGTGGACTTTATCGACCCTGTCGTGGAAGTG GATTCCGTGACGGACGAGTCCATAGATGGGTTTGTGGTGGTGTTCCGTATTGACGACCGGAGCACCTTCTCCCACGCCACTGACCTCCTGTATGACCTTCGCAAGGTCAAGGCCGTCAACAGTGCCGTCATCCTCGTCGCCAACAAATGTGATCTCGTCCGATCTCGCGAAGTTTCCACGGAAG AAGCGAAGAGCGTGGCGGCCACCTACGACTGTAAGTACGTGGAGACCTCCGTGGTGCTCAACCACAACGTGGACGAACTGCTGGTTGGCATAGTGACACAGATGCGCTTGCTGTCGGAGGGCCGGAAAGGGAGAAAGAAAAGCCGCCACGGAGCGACGGACGAGTCCGGATGCTACGCTCGGAGCAAACACCTCCTGAGCAAAATCTTCCGGAAATACCCGATCTCCAAGTCGTGTGAAAACTTGTATGTGCTTTAA